One part of the Arabidopsis thaliana chromosome 1 sequence genome encodes these proteins:
- the RPL18AA gene encoding 60S ribosomal protein L18A-1 (60S ribosomal protein L18A-1; EXPRESSED IN: 24 plant structures; EXPRESSED DURING: 15 growth stages; BEST Arabidopsis thaliana protein match is: Ribosomal protein L18ae family (TAIR:AT1G17080.1); Has 80 Blast hits to 80 proteins in 13 species: Archae - 0; Bacteria - 0; Metazoa - 0; Fungi - 0; Plants - 80; Viruses - 0; Other Eukaryotes - 0 (source: NCBI BLink).) produces MDEEAAKPRDSTVNQQHQYYYGTFQGVANFPTPTPPPQFMQPQHPITTFPGHAYQNLQGHGGGVNYAQGFPVVVPDYTVVEVRPMIEHELPCCGLGMGWFLSKLQKLRFMVVGNSSLLSWNLFVSSEILDELIASWNQYKKSVFIMGFLFGGIPWYLGAFIVLVTSVDHREKAGYVACSIASVVYLIAVMLGMTGDINIW; encoded by the exons ATGGACGAAGAGGCAGCAAAACCTAGAGACTCCACCGTGAATCAGCAACATCAATACTATTACGGAACGTTTCAAGGCGTTGCGAATTTTCCTACTCCTACTCCACCACCGCAATTTATGCAACCACAGCATCCGATTACTACGTTTCCTGGACATGCTTACCAAAATCTCCaag GTCATGGTGGTGGTGTGAATTATGCTCAAGGATTCCCAGTTGTTGTTCCTG atTATACAGTGGTTGAGGTGAGACCAATGATAGAGCATGAACTTCCTTGTTGTGGCTTGGGCATGGGCTGGTTTCT ATCAAAATTACAGAAGCTTAGGTTTATGGTAGTTGGAAACTCG AGTCTTCTTTCCTGGAATCTCTTTGTTTCGAGTGAGATTCTAGATGAACTGATTGCCTCTTGGAATCAATATAAAAAGTCTGT GTTTATCATGGGCTTCTTGTTCGGTGGGATCCCTTGGTACCTCGGTGCTTTTATTGTTCTAGTCACATCTGTTGATCACCGCGAGAAAGCTGGTTACGTTGCCTGTTCAATCGCA TCCGTTGTCTATTTGATTGCCGTCATGCTCGGGATGACTGGGGATATTAACATCTGGTGA
- a CDS encoding choice-of-anchor C domain protein, putative (Protein of unknown function, DUF642) (INVOLVED IN: biological_process unknown; LOCATED IN: plasma membrane, anchored to membrane; EXPRESSED IN: 24 plant structures; EXPRESSED DURING: 13 growth stages; CONTAINS InterPro DOMAIN/s: Protein of unknown function DUF642 (InterPro:IPR006946), Galactose-binding domain-like (InterPro:IPR008979); BEST Arabidopsis thaliana protein match is: Protein of unknown function, DUF642 (TAIR:AT2G34510.1); Has 35333 Blast hits to 34131 proteins in 2444 species: Archae - 798; Bacteria - 22429; Metazoa - 974; Fungi - 991; Plants - 531; Viruses - 0; Other Eukaryotes - 9610 (source: NCBI BLink).), whose translation MTGLVINGDFETSPSSGFPDDGVTDGPSDIPSWKSNGTVELINSGQKQGGMILIVPQGRHAVRLGNDAEISQDLTVEKGFVYSVTFSAARTCAQLESINVSVASVNADADDMLASRNVDLQTLYSVQGWDPYAWAFEAEDDHVRLVFKNPGMEDDPTCGPIIDDIAIKKLFTPDKPKDNAVINGDFEDGPWMFRNTSLGVLLPTNLDEEISSLPGWTVESNRAVRFVDSDHFSVPKGKRAVELLSGKEGIISQMVETKADKPYILSFSLGHAGDKCKEPLAIMAFAGDQAQNFHYMAQANSSFEKAGLNFTAKADRTRVAFYSVYYNTRTDDMSSLCGPVIDDVRVWFSGSKRIGAGFGFWVFVLLVVGLV comes from the exons atgacAGGTTTAGTGATCAACGGCGACTTCGAAACATCACCGTCAAGTGGCTTTCCTGACGACGGAGTAACTGACGGACCATCCGATATCCCAAGCTGGAAATCCAACGGTACGGTGGAGCTAATAAATTCCGGTCAAAAACAAGGCGGAATGATCCTCATTGTCCCACAAGGCCGTCACGCCGTCCGATTAGGGAACGACGCAGAGATCAGCCAAGATCTAACGGTTGAGAAAGGTTTTGTCTATTCAGTCACGTTCAGCGCTGCTCGCACGTGCGCTCAACTCGAATCGATAAACGTGTCGGTAGCGTCTGTGAACGCAGACGCGGACGATATGCTGGCGTCGCGGAACGTTGATTTGCAAACGCTTTATAGCGTTCAAGGGTGGGACCCTTATGCGTGGGCGTTTGAAGCGGAAGATGATCATGTACGGTTGGTTTTTAAGAATCCGGGTATGGAAGATGATCCGACTTGTGGACCAATCATCGATGACATTGCTATTAAGAAGCTCTTTACTCCTGATAAACCCAAAG ATAATGCGGTGATTAATGGAGATTTCGAAGATGGTCCATGGATGTTTAGGAACACGTCTCTTGGTGTTTTACTTCCGACAAACCTCGACGAAGAAATCTCGTCTCTTCCTGGTTGGACTGTTGAATCGAACAGAGCGGTTCGGTTTGTTGACTCGGATCACTTCTCTGTTCCAAAGGGCAAACGAGCCGTCGAGCTACTCTCAGGCAAAGAAGGAATTATTTCACAAATGGTTGAGACCAAAGCAGATAAGCCGTACATATTGTCTTTCTCACTAGGCCACGCAGGTGATAAATGCAAGGAACCATTGGCTATTATGGCATTCGCAGGTGATCAGGCGCAGAACTTTCATTACATGGCGCAAGCGAACTCCAGTTTCGAAAAGGCCGGTTTGAATTTCACGGCTAAGGCTGATCGAACCAGAGTTGCGTTCTACAGTGTTTATTACAATACGAGGACTGATGATATGAGCTCCTTGTGTGGACCTGTGATCGATGACGTTAGAGTGTGGTTCTCCGGGTCGAAGAGAATCGGAGCTGGgtttgggttttgggtttttgttcttctcgtTGTCGGTTTGGTTTAA
- a CDS encoding Ribosomal protein L18ae/LX family protein (Ribosomal protein L18ae/LX family protein; FUNCTIONS IN: structural constituent of ribosome; INVOLVED IN: translation, ribosome biogenesis; LOCATED IN: ribosome, cytosolic large ribosomal subunit; CONTAINS InterPro DOMAIN/s: Ribosomal protein L18ae/LX (InterPro:IPR021138), Ribosomal protein L18ae (InterPro:IPR002670); BEST Arabidopsis thaliana protein match is: 60S ribosomal protein L18A-1 (TAIR:AT1G29970.2); Has 759 Blast hits to 757 proteins in 282 species: Archae - 0; Bacteria - 0; Metazoa - 315; Fungi - 159; Plants - 155; Viruses - 0; Other Eukaryotes - 130 (source: NCBI BLink).), translated as MSVIRLHQYQVVGRALPTEKDEQPKIYRMKLWATNEVLAKSKFWYYLRRQKKVKKSNGQMLAINEIFEKNPTTIKNFGIWLRYQSRTGYHNMYKEYRDTTLNGAVEQMYTEMASRHRVRFPCIQIIKTATVPASLCKRESTKQFHNSKIKFPLVFRKVRPPTRKLKTTFKANKPNLFM; from the exons ATGAGTGTTATCAGG CTGCACCAGTACCAAGTCGTAGGACGAGCTCTCCCGACGGAGAAAGATGAGCAACCAAAGATTTACAGGATGAAGCTATGGGCAACGAACGAGGTTCTTGCCAAATCCAAGTTCTg GTACTACTTAAGGAGGCaaaagaaggtgaagaagagtAATGGACAGATGCTAGCCATCAACGAG ATCTTTGAGAAGAACCCAACAACGATCAAGAATTTTGGAATCTGGTTGAGATACCAGAGCCGTACAGGTTACCATAACATGTACAAAGAGTACCGTGACACTACTTTGAATGGAGCAGTGGAGCAAATGTACACTGAGATGGCGTCAAGACACAGAGTAAGGTTCCCTTGCATTCAGATTATTAAGACAGCAACAGTCCCAGCCTCTCTCTGCAAGAGGGAAAGCACGAAGCAGTTTCACAACAGCAAGATCAAGTTCCCGTTGGTCTTCAGGAAGGTTAGACCTCCCACCAGAAAGCTCAAGACTACCTTCAAGGCCAACAAGCCTAACTTGTTTATGTAG
- a CDS encoding choice-of-anchor C domain protein, putative (Protein of unknown function, DUF642) (INVOLVED IN: biological_process unknown; LOCATED IN: plasma membrane, anchored to membrane; EXPRESSED IN: 24 plant structures; EXPRESSED DURING: 13 growth stages; CONTAINS InterPro DOMAIN/s: Protein of unknown function DUF642 (InterPro:IPR006946), Galactose-binding domain-like (InterPro:IPR008979); BEST Arabidopsis thaliana protein match is: Protein of unknown function, DUF642 (TAIR:AT2G34510.1); Has 291 Blast hits to 264 proteins in 21 species: Archae - 0; Bacteria - 12; Metazoa - 0; Fungi - 0; Plants - 279; Viruses - 0; Other Eukaryotes - 0 (source: NCBI BLink).), whose protein sequence is MVPSNNRCKWSSIFLFLLSVSVAVLVAVADDKSPAVEDGLVINGDFETSPSSGFPDDGVTDGPSDIPSWKSNGTVELINSGQKQGGMILIVPQGRHAVRLGNDAEISQDLTVEKGFVYSVTFSAARTCAQLESINVSVASVNADADDMLASRNVDLQTLYSVQGWDPYAWAFEAEDDHVRLVFKNPGMEDDPTCGPIIDDIAIKKLFTPDKPKDNAVINGDFEDGPWMFRNTSLGVLLPTNLDEEISSLPGWTVESNRAVRFVDSDHFSVPKGKRAVELLSGKEGIISQMVETKADKPYILSFSLGHAGDKCKEPLAIMAFAGDQAQNFHYMAQANSSFEKAGLNFTAKADRTRVAFYSVYYNTRTDDMSSLCGPVIDDVRVWFSGSKRIGAGFGFWVFVLLVVGLV, encoded by the exons ATGGTTCCGAGCAACAATAGATGCAAATGGAgttccattttcttgtttctgctCAGTGTCTCCGTTGCCGTCTTAGTCGCCGTCGCTGACGACAAGTCTCCGGCGGTTGAGGATG GTTTAGTGATCAACGGCGACTTCGAAACATCACCGTCAAGTGGCTTTCCTGACGACGGAGTAACTGACGGACCATCCGATATCCCAAGCTGGAAATCCAACGGTACGGTGGAGCTAATAAATTCCGGTCAAAAACAAGGCGGAATGATCCTCATTGTCCCACAAGGCCGTCACGCCGTCCGATTAGGGAACGACGCAGAGATCAGCCAAGATCTAACGGTTGAGAAAGGTTTTGTCTATTCAGTCACGTTCAGCGCTGCTCGCACGTGCGCTCAACTCGAATCGATAAACGTGTCGGTAGCGTCTGTGAACGCAGACGCGGACGATATGCTGGCGTCGCGGAACGTTGATTTGCAAACGCTTTATAGCGTTCAAGGGTGGGACCCTTATGCGTGGGCGTTTGAAGCGGAAGATGATCATGTACGGTTGGTTTTTAAGAATCCGGGTATGGAAGATGATCCGACTTGTGGACCAATCATCGATGACATTGCTATTAAGAAGCTCTTTACTCCTGATAAACCCAAAG ATAATGCGGTGATTAATGGAGATTTCGAAGATGGTCCATGGATGTTTAGGAACACGTCTCTTGGTGTTTTACTTCCGACAAACCTCGACGAAGAAATCTCGTCTCTTCCTGGTTGGACTGTTGAATCGAACAGAGCGGTTCGGTTTGTTGACTCGGATCACTTCTCTGTTCCAAAGGGCAAACGAGCCGTCGAGCTACTCTCAGGCAAAGAAGGAATTATTTCACAAATGGTTGAGACCAAAGCAGATAAGCCGTACATATTGTCTTTCTCACTAGGCCACGCAGGTGATAAATGCAAGGAACCATTGGCTATTATGGCATTCGCAGGTGATCAGGCGCAGAACTTTCATTACATGGCGCAAGCGAACTCCAGTTTCGAAAAGGCCGGTTTGAATTTCACGGCTAAGGCTGATCGAACCAGAGTTGCGTTCTACAGTGTTTATTACAATACGAGGACTGATGATATGAGCTCCTTGTGTGGACCTGTGATCGATGACGTTAGAGTGTGGTTCTCCGGGTCGAAGAGAATCGGAGCTGGgtttgggttttgggtttttgttcttctcgtTGTCGGTTTGGTTTAA
- the RPL18AA gene encoding 60S ribosomal protein L18A-1 (60S ribosomal protein L18A-1 (RPL18AA); BEST Arabidopsis thaliana protein match is: Ribosomal protein L18ae family (TAIR:AT1G17080.1); Has 128 Blast hits to 128 proteins in 14 species: Archae - 0; Bacteria - 0; Metazoa - 0; Fungi - 0; Plants - 128; Viruses - 0; Other Eukaryotes - 0 (source: NCBI BLink).): MDEEAAKPRDSTVNQQHQYYYGTFQGVANFPTPTPPPQFMQPQHPITTFPGHAYQNLQGHGGGVNYAQGFPVVVPDYTVVEVRPMIEHELPCCGLGMGWFLFIMGFLFGGIPWYLGAFIVLVTSVDHREKAGYVACSIASVVYLIAVMLGMTGDINIW, from the exons ATGGACGAAGAGGCAGCAAAACCTAGAGACTCCACCGTGAATCAGCAACATCAATACTATTACGGAACGTTTCAAGGCGTTGCGAATTTTCCTACTCCTACTCCACCACCGCAATTTATGCAACCACAGCATCCGATTACTACGTTTCCTGGACATGCTTACCAAAATCTCCaag GTCATGGTGGTGGTGTGAATTATGCTCAAGGATTCCCAGTTGTTGTTCCTG atTATACAGTGGTTGAGGTGAGACCAATGATAGAGCATGAACTTCCTTGTTGTGGCTTGGGCATGGGCTGGTTTCT GTTTATCATGGGCTTCTTGTTCGGTGGGATCCCTTGGTACCTCGGTGCTTTTATTGTTCTAGTCACATCTGTTGATCACCGCGAGAAAGCTGGTTACGTTGCCTGTTCAATCGCA TCCGTTGTCTATTTGATTGCCGTCATGCTCGGGATGACTGGGGATATTAACATCTGGTGA
- the RPL18AA gene encoding 60S ribosomal protein L18A-1 (60S ribosomal protein L18A-1 (RPL18AA); FUNCTIONS IN: structural constituent of ribosome; INVOLVED IN: translation; LOCATED IN: ribosome, intracellular; EXPRESSED IN: 24 plant structures; EXPRESSED DURING: 15 growth stages; CONTAINS InterPro DOMAIN/s: Ribosomal protein L18ae/LX (InterPro:IPR021138), Ribosomal protein L18ae (InterPro:IPR002670); BEST Arabidopsis thaliana protein match is: Ribosomal protein L18ae/LX family protein (TAIR:AT1G29965.1); Has 869 Blast hits to 867 proteins in 280 species: Archae - 0; Bacteria - 0; Metazoa - 315; Fungi - 155; Plants - 265; Viruses - 0; Other Eukaryotes - 134 (source: NCBI BLink).): MDEEAAKPRDSTVNQQHQYYYGTFQGVANFPTPTPPPQFMQPQHPITTFPGHAYQNLQGHGGGVNYAQGFPVVVPDYTVVEVRPMIEHELPCCGLGMGWFLFIMGFLFGGIPWYLGAFIVLVTSVDHREKAGYVACSIALHQYQVVGRALPTEKDEQPKIYRMKLWATNEVLAKSKFWYYLRRQKKVKKSNGQMLAINEIFEKNPTTIKNFGIWLRYQSRTGYHNMYKEYRDTTLNGAVEQMYTEMASRHRVRFPCIQIIKTATVPASLCKRESTKQFHNSKIKFPLVFRKVRPPTRKLKTTFKANKPNLFM; encoded by the exons ATGGACGAAGAGGCAGCAAAACCTAGAGACTCCACCGTGAATCAGCAACATCAATACTATTACGGAACGTTTCAAGGCGTTGCGAATTTTCCTACTCCTACTCCACCACCGCAATTTATGCAACCACAGCATCCGATTACTACGTTTCCTGGACATGCTTACCAAAATCTCCaag GTCATGGTGGTGGTGTGAATTATGCTCAAGGATTCCCAGTTGTTGTTCCTG atTATACAGTGGTTGAGGTGAGACCAATGATAGAGCATGAACTTCCTTGTTGTGGCTTGGGCATGGGCTGGTTTCT GTTTATCATGGGCTTCTTGTTCGGTGGGATCCCTTGGTACCTCGGTGCTTTTATTGTTCTAGTCACATCTGTTGATCACCGCGAGAAAGCTGGTTACGTTGCCTGTTCAATCGCA CTGCACCAGTACCAAGTCGTAGGACGAGCTCTCCCGACGGAGAAAGATGAGCAACCAAAGATTTACAGGATGAAGCTATGGGCAACGAACGAGGTTCTTGCCAAATCCAAGTTCTg GTACTACTTAAGGAGGCaaaagaaggtgaagaagagtAATGGACAGATGCTAGCCATCAACGAG ATCTTTGAGAAGAACCCAACAACGATCAAGAATTTTGGAATCTGGTTGAGATACCAGAGCCGTACAGGTTACCATAACATGTACAAAGAGTACCGTGACACTACTTTGAATGGAGCAGTGGAGCAAATGTACACTGAGATGGCGTCAAGACACAGAGTAAGGTTCCCTTGCATTCAGATTATTAAGACAGCAACAGTCCCAGCCTCTCTCTGCAAGAGGGAAAGCACGAAGCAGTTTCACAACAGCAAGATCAAGTTCCCGTTGGTCTTCAGGAAGGTTAGACCTCCCACCAGAAAGCTCAAGACTACCTTCAAGGCCAACAAGCCTAACTTGTTTATGTAG
- the PFD6 gene encoding prefoldin 6 (prefoldin 6 (PFD6); FUNCTIONS IN: unfolded protein binding; INVOLVED IN: protein folding, cortical microtubule organization; LOCATED IN: prefoldin complex, cytoplasm; EXPRESSED IN: 23 plant structures; EXPRESSED DURING: 13 growth stages; CONTAINS InterPro DOMAIN/s: Prefoldin beta-like (InterPro:IPR002777), Prefoldin (InterPro:IPR009053); Has 469 Blast hits to 469 proteins in 236 species: Archae - 55; Bacteria - 6; Metazoa - 162; Fungi - 121; Plants - 38; Viruses - 0; Other Eukaryotes - 87 (source: NCBI BLink).), whose translation MSSSTVRDLQRDLENKANDLGKIQKDIGKNHQLRKKYTIQLGENELVLKELDLLEEDANVYKLIGPVLVKQDLAEANANVRKRIEYISAELKRLDAILQDMEEKQNNKRETIMKLQQRLQTIQAGKAKA comes from the exons aTGAGTTCATCGACTGTTCGTGATTTGCAGAGAGACCTAGAAAACAAGGCTAATGATCTCGGCAAAATCCAGAAAG ATATCGGGAAGAATCATCAGCTGAGAAAGAAGTATACGATCCAACTCGGTGAGAATGAGCTCGTGCTTAAG GAGTTAGATTTGCTGGAAGAAGATGCTAACGTCTACAAATTGATTGGTCCGGTGTTAGTGAAGCAGGATTTGGCTGAAGCTAATGCAAATGTTCGTAAACGAATTGAGTACATCTCTGCTGAATT GAAACGGCTTGATGCAATTCTTCAAGatatggaagaaaaacaaaacaacaagagaGAAACG ATAATGAAGTTACAACAAAGGCTACAAACTATCCAGGCAGGAAAAGCAAAGGCTTGA